Genomic DNA from Thermodesulfobacteriota bacterium:
TTGCAGTGTTGGGAAGTAAGGATAACGGCAAAGCATATATTTTAATTGGAGTAACGAAAGATTTAACTAAAAAGTACCACTCTGGAAATATGGTTAAGGAACTTGCTCCTATTATTGGCGGCAGGGGAGGCGGAAAGCCCGATTTAGCTCAAGCTGGGGGAGATAATCCGGACATGCTTAGTGAAGCACTCAATAAAGCTTACGATTTAATAAGCGCAAACTAATTCTTCATAATTTTTCAACTATGAATTTTGATTTATACCTTTTTCTTTTAAAACAGTTTTCATTTTTTTAAGCGCTGCATTTTCAATCTGCCTAACTCTTTCTCTAGAAATATTATATTTTTCTCCTAGTTCTTCGAGTGTGAGGGGCTTATCAGCTAAAATTCTGTTCTCAATTATAAAGCGCTCTCTATCTTTCAAAGTATCAAGAGCATCCAACATACCGCTCTTGATTATCTCATCTTGTTCAACTTTTGTAACTAGATCTTCTTGGTTTGCCTCATCGCCTGCCAAAAAATCTAAATGCGACATATCATTGTCATCTTTTATCTCGGCATCAAGGGATAGATCTTTACTACCCATTCTCTTATCCATTTCTATGACAGCCTCATCGGACACATTTAGTTTATCTGCAAGCTCTTTATAGTCTTCAGGGCTTAGGTTTCCATCACCAAGCTCAAGTTGGTTTTTGGTAGAGCGAAGTTTGTAAAACAGTTTTCGCTGCGCTTGTGTAGTGCCTACCTTAACTAAGCTCCAGCTTCTAAGTATATAGTTTTGTATATACGCCCTGATCCACCAGACGGCATAAGATATAAGGCGATATCCTTTTGTCGGGTCAAAGCCTTTTACAGCGTGCATGAGTCCGACATTTCCTTCTTGGATTATGTCCATAGTGTTAAACCCGTAGTTTTTGTATTCATTGGCTACTTTTACTACAAATTTTAGATTAGAGGATACGAGTTTTCTTGCTGCGTCCAAGTCCCCATCTTCCTTGTATTTCATGGCCAACTTATACTCTTCCTCACGGCTTAAAACGGGGTAGTTGCTAAGCTCGGCCATATATCTTTGGAGTGAAGTTGTATGCGCAGGAAGTAAGTTTCCTTGAGGACGCTTCTCTTTGTCATCTTTGGGTTTTTTCGCCATTTTACACTTACCCTTTTGCTTAGAGTAGTTAGTATACTTTTTCAGCGGAATCTAAGCAACCGGCTAATTTTAGAACTCTATAACAACCTATAATCATTAAAAAAAATATAACTATCAACAAAGCGTCTTGACTGATAAACTTCTTCTGTTAGAATGTTGTGCTTAAGTTCTGAGCTTATAATTCGGTTCCGGAGTAGCTCAGCTGGCAGAGCGGGTGACTGTTAATCACTAGGTCGGGGGTTCGAATCCCTCCTCCGGAGCCAATCTTATTGATATTTATTCATCTAAGTAATCTCTTGGAAATCATAATATAAAAAAACCGCTCAGCTAACTTTCTAAGTTAACCGAACGGTTTCATATAACTTTTTTCTTATAACTTACACTAGAGTTAAGTTATATAATCTGAAATAACACTTATTTAGCTTCGGTCTGTTCACGCTCTTTAGCCATTTCTGCTTCTCTGCTATTTTCACCTGCTTCAGCGCCTTCTTCTGTTTTTTCTTCTGCACCTTCCGTGGCCTCAGAAGTTGCTTCATCTGCTGCAGCAACTAACTGTTTTACATCGCCGTCAATTGCTGATCCAACAAAAGAAAAACCGAATACACCTAATGTTATAACTAAAAACAATACAAGTTTTGTGTACTTCATAAATACCCTCCTGTAAATGATATAATTTAGCTACCGATACCAATCTAACATAGTTGATAATGAATATCAATAAGATATTTAGTTTATTGCTAACATTACCTTTTTTTCGCTTAGTTATTGTTTTCCAACGACTATTGCATAGGATGCTGAGCTATAATATATTTAAATCTATCAAAGAATATTAATATGATCTGAATATTGTTCATATAAAAAAAGTTTGTTATCTAAGAGCATTTCAAATATGCCAAAACAAAATCTGCAAATATATATATTAAAGTACATCACTCCTGTGCTCCTGATCGCTGTTGCATTGACTCACATATACTATGCTAAATCTGCAGATCTTACTCCCTGGAAAGGCGGCGGTTTTGGTATGTTTTGTACCGTTGACTCTAAGCAGGCAAGGTACTTCCGTTTGTATTTAATAGATGAAAAGGGGGATAAGATACCTGTCCAAATACCATCTAAATTCAAAAATGAAGTATCCAAATTAAAAGCTATACCAACTCAAAGTGGTCTTGAAAAACTGACCAATCAGATCTCGGAGCTTACATGGATAGATACTAGTTATAAAGAAGACAAACTCTATGATATTGCCGGTATTGAGCCTAATGCTAAAAACTCAATCAAAAATAACGATGAGGATATTACTGTAAGATCCCTTAGTAAATTTGATCCACCACCTTTGCCACAAGAAATAGTTGCTGTTAAGGGTATAGAGATTGAGTTTTGGCGCTACAAATTTGATAAAGAAAACAATACTATCTCCGCTAGAAAAGAATATAGCCTAAACAAGGCAAGAACTAATTGAACTAATCTGCAATTATAATCATGATTAAACAAAAATTTTATGGATTACTTGATGCGATAAATAGTATAGACAGACTCGAGCTAGTTACGGTCTTAACTTTATTTCTAATACTGCTTCACTCACACAGCAAGTGGTACATAGAATCTCCAATCATAGTTCTAAGCATATTAGGTCTAATCTTTTCCCGTATAAGAAAAAATGATATCTATTGGTTTTTGATGGCTGCTCTTTTAGTGTCGGTAAACTACTTCCACTGGTATGAAATGGATAATCACAAGTACCTTTTGAGTTATTGGTCTATTGTAATGTTTTGTATATACCTTGCTCCTGCAGAGTATAGAAATTCAATTTTAAATTTTAATGCTAGAGCTTTGATAGCATTGGTTTTCATATTTGCTACAGTTTGGAAGATTCTCTCTCTGGACTATCTCGATAATACTTTTTTTGAATTCACATTGCTTACAGACCACAGATTCGAATATTTCACAACATGGCTCTCTGATATTGGCATACACACACTAGAGATGAATAGAGATCTGGAAAATCTTCTGGTGCGTGGCTATTTAGACAACATTGTAATTAACGATGTAGAGCTTCTTAGCACCGAAGGTGTTGTAAAACTAGCTTGGTTCATAACACTCTGGACAGTGATATATGAAGCGATGCTGGCCTTGGTTTTTCTTCTCCCCAACTACCGAATAATAGAAATATTGAGGAACGTAATGCTATTAATTTTCGGAGCGTCAACCTATTTGATAGCGCCAGTTATTGGATTTGGATGGTTGCTTATGATTATGGGATTAGCACAGGCACCTGCCAAATCGAGATATTTCCCATTTTTATATTTGATAGTTTTTATACTCATTGAATTTTTTACTATGCCTTATGGCGAAATCATTAATGTCATTTTTGGTCGTTAAGTTTAGTCTATCGTAACAATTTCTGAATATCCTTAGCCATTTCCTGGGAGTTCTGTATATGGTGAGGGTAGGTGATGTATAGCCTTCCACTTTGATCTATAAGATGAATAGTATTTGTGTGTGTCATGAGATAGCGGTCCCACGGGTCATCTCTACCAAGTCCATAAACCTCTGGATGTTTTACAATCGTTACAGAATAATCATCAGCAACATCACTAATTTCTTCTGGGCTGCCGGTAAGCCCAATAAAATCTTTGTGAAAATATGGCACATAGCTACTTAGCTTCTCAGGTGTATCTCTTGTTGGATCAACACTTATATACAGAACCTGAACTTGCTTTGAATCCTCACCAATTAAATCCATAACTTCTTTTAGGTTTGCTAGTGTAATCGGACATATATCAGGACAATTTGTATAACCCCAGGCAATTAGTACAATTTTATCTTGGAATTGATCGAGTCTTACTTTTTGTCCAGAGTGTCCCGTAAGAGTAAAGCGGGGAGCTTGATGATTATAGAGCTTTCCATGGAAAGAATTTCTATTTTTAAAATCAATATAAAGAAATAGAACGATCCCCCATGATAAAAACAACAATATTAATATTGCCACGATGATTCTTCTATTGCTCATATAGACCCGCCGATTTATGTAAAATTATAATAAAAAACTTTAAGCAGGGAAGACGTAGCAATTAAATTGCGGGGATTAGTCCAGAAAATTCTGCACTGTTATTAAATAATCTGAACAGATGTGAGTTGTTATCTTCGAGTAGCGTTCGCAATTTCCTCAAAATCAACGTCTTTATACTCAAATACCGCACTTTTCATCAGAGCATTCCCATAACTATCTACCCAATCCTTATGCAAAGCTAGATCAGTGTCTGACGGTGGGGTAACAGTAAATACTACAGTGTATAAATCATCAACCGGTCCTGGTAGCGAAATATTTCTCGCATAGTGAAAATTATCTACCAGATTTATATGAGGAGTTAAATCAACAAACGTGCTAAGGCTTGTTTTTTGATTTGTTACCTTGGCAGTTATATATAGATATGGAACAAACCCTCCTTGTGGTGTCCCCTTGGGAATATCCTTTGTATCCCAATTCACACGAGCCTCAATATGCACATGTGTTTCTTTTTCCGGTAGGTGTAGTGTTGCCGGTTTAACTTGGTCTTTAACAGCGCCTTCAAATATAAAGACAATACCGGGCTTTACACGCTCTTCCCCTATAATCAATTCAGCTGCATAAGCTTGGATATTAAACGAAGTTACTAAAAGAAAAATGAAAAATATTTTCTTCAACATTATATGCTCCCTATTTATTGTGCTCAAAATATATTTATTAGCTTACAATTATTATATCTATTGAATAATGAGTTTCCCTTTCATTCCAGCTGCAAAGTGACCTGGGAAAGTGCAAATGTAGATATACTCACCAGGTGCGCTTGGAGTCTTAAAGGTCACGGATTTATTATCCCCGCCTCCAACTTGTCCTGTGTTAGCTATGAGCTGATCATTCATATCTTCAGGGACGACTCCTTGAGGAGAAGCTGCTAGAACGGCATCGTTGAAAGTTTTTGGATCTGTGCTTTGTTTCAAAAGAACAAAGTTGTGGGACATAACCTGTGCGGGAAGTTTAGAGTCATTAACAAGTTTTACAGTAATCTCTTCACCGGGTTTTGCTGTGATTTCAGTTACGGAAAACTGAAAATTATCCAGACCTTTTACCTCAACTACTTTTGGCTCTGCTTTAGTCTCATATATACCTATTGTCTGTGATAAGATAAGAGACCCTGTGGCCAATATAGAAATTACTAACAGTAGTTTAATCTCTCTAAATGCTCTGTAATCCAACATGTTACTACCTCCAGTGATTTTATTTATAGACAAAGCGTATCCAGAATATCTATAATAGACATTTTGTCAAGAATTCAGAATGGTTAAATAAATAATTTAGAATTAGTCTTAAGGATAAAACCAGATCTTCTACGCTAAATAAAGTTGGCATTTGAGGTTATTTATAGTAATATTGATAATGATTATCAATTAAAGGGGGGGGAGATCTAGAGCGATGGCTAGATACAAGATAGTACTGTTTCCAATAATGGTATTTCTGCTAATAATGCCTATAGAATCTTTGAGTCAGGAAATTCAGGCTGACAATTACAATATAGAAAGAAAGAGATATAATCAGGATTTGTATCCTGATGAGAAATATGAAAAAGAAAACTATCTAACAGGAGACTGGGGAGGGTTTAGAGCGCAGCTTGTAGAGCTGGGTATTACACCTACAGCCAATTATTATATGACAGTACTTGGTAATCCAATTGGCGGTGAAAGAAAGAGTGTACAGTATGCCGGACTGCTTAATGCATATTTACAGTTTGATCTAGAAAAACTTCTTAACATACCCAGAACAACCTTTATTGCTTCAGGGTCTTGGGCATCGGGCCGTAGTCTAAGTAACAAGGATATCGGTAACGTCTTTACTGTGTCAGAGGTGTTTAATGGAAGAACTGTAAGATTATATCAATTGATACTAGATATTGAATTTGTTGAAAATATTTTTGAGGTGGCATTTGGAAGAATGGGAATAGGCGATGAATTCGCAGCAGAGGATATTTTTGGTAACTATGTAAGTGGAGCTTTTAATGGAAACCCGATAACTATCACTATTAACGAACCTGCATTTTTCTCAGATCCAGTCGCGCAGTGGGGCTCTCGTATTATCTTAACTCCTGTTGAGCCCATTCAGATTAAAGCGGGTGTATATAACTCAAACCCTAGAGTCGGTAATGACAACAATAACGGTTTTAACTTCACATTCAAAGAAGGAGCGCTCTTAATTTCAGAAGCCGCTTATCTTCTGAATCAGCAACAAAACTCTAAAGGACTTCCTGGAAAATATACATTTGGAGCTTATTATGATACTGCATCATTTGATCAACTTGCTGATGCTACTAGAAGTGAAGATGGAAACTATGGTTTTTACTGGACTCTTCAGCAGATGGTTTACAGTGAGGATTCCAAGGATGGCCAGGGTCTTACGCCTTGGATTAATTTTGTTGTTTCTCCAGATGAATCAATTAACACCTTTCCGTTTTTTATGATGGGCGGCCTAGTATATCAGGGACCATTTAAAAGTAGAAACGATGATGTAGCTGCGTTTGGATTTGCTTATGGAACCTTTAGTGATGATTTGCCGGGTCAGGACTATGAGGCGATGCTTGAGCTTACCTACATGATACAAGCTACGCCTTGGCTGCAAATTCAGCCAGATGCGCAGTGGATATTCAATCCCTCTGGAACTGATGATATAGACGATGCTTTAGTTTTAGGTTTCCAAATGCTCTTAACTCTCTAAATGTTGAAAATTTAAAATTAATATAAGGAGACAACTAAATGTATACAATTTCCAAATCCAAATTGTTCATATCTTTTTTTCTAGCATCATTAGTTTTTATTATATCGACCTCTACAGCAAAGACTGAAGTATTTGAAGTTTCTAATGCTGGCAAATTAAGAAAGGCTCTTGAAGTATCGCAGTCAAACGGTGAAATAGACAATATAATACTCGCCGCTGGTAATTATAATACTGGCGGAAATCCTTTTACATATAGTGCTGTACCTTCCGAGAACTTTGGTCTTAACATGAGCGGTGCGGGCATCGATTCTACTAAATTAAGTGGATCTGATAAATCTGCAGTTTTAGTTATTGATACAACAGCTGTTGTTAATGATTCTGGTGTTTATGTCAGTATCGACGATCTAAGCATCAAAGAAGGAAGCTCTGCTAAAAACTCTGATCTAGCAGGCGGGCTTACACTTCTAAGCAACAATGGAAACATAGGTATTGATGACTGCTCATTTGATAGTAATACTGGCGATAGTGGAGGAGCATATGTTGAAACGAAGGGACAGATCTCATTAACCAAAAGCCAATTTACTAATAACAAATCGTTAACCAAAGACGGTGGCGGAGCATCTTTAACTGGTAAATTTGTATTAATTACAGATTGCGAGTTTGACTCAAATTCAACAGTATCTAGTAACTCAAGAGGTGGAGGTCTGAGCGCAAATGCTGTTGAAACAACCCTAGGTGAAAGTCCCGCATATGGAACCATAATCTTAAATGGCAATAGCTTCCAGAATAATAAGAGCGAGGGACATGCAGGTGCAAGTCTAAGCGCCAAATTTGGAGTTGAGCTTCAGGGTAACAGTTTTATTAATAATACAGCAGGTAAAAGCGGGGCGGCTGGAGTTTATGTTGAGACAAAGAATACTGACCCTGGTGAAGCTCCTGATTATCCAAACAAAATTTTAACTAGGTTCTACAGTAATCTATTCAATGGCAATATGAGCGAGGGAGGACCTTCAGGCGGTGCTCAAATAGTCTCTGGTCAGGATGTTATTGGGGTTAATAACATCTTTGTCGGCAACAAAGCCTCATCTTCTGCAGGAGCTTATCTGCGATCACAAGGAGTAACATTTAGTAATAATACGATTACTCTTAACTCCGCATCAGGGTCAGAAGACTCTAATGGAGGGGGTATTTCATTTATCATTGCAAAAGAATCTACTGCCGATATATATAACAATATAGTTTTCAATAATTCTGCATCTGGTAACGGAGGGGATATTTATATTAATGATGACCTGGAATCAAATAATAAAGGCGCAGTTGTTAACTTAGTTGCGAATGATTTCAAGAATATTTACAGCATCTGCAAACAAACCCCTTCATGTGTCTCAAATATTAAAGAAAAAGATAATATTGATAAAGATCCACTTTTCGTAAATGCAAATTCCCGGAACCTGAATTTGAGTAAAGGTTCACCTGCTATACAAACTGGAAGCCCAGATGCTCCAGAGCTGCCCAGCTCGGATTTTGCTGGAAACCCAGTGGATGATGATAAACCCGACATGGGAGCACTTCAATTTGTAAATGGAAATAGTGAAAATTAGGCAAGATGTAGTTGATTCGGCCCTAATATAATTTTAGGGCCGAATCTTATAGCTATAAATAGATTTTATTCTGGTTGGACAACTTCAAACACTGCCATCATACCGTTATCTTCATGTTCGCCAATGTGGCAATGATAGACAGCTTTGCCGACTATTTGAGGCTCTCTGAAATCAATAACCACTTTGACCTCACCTGGGCCCTTAACATCTGGGTCTTGACCCATGTATGGCACATTTACGGTATCCTGCCTGCCATTGAATGGTTGTTTTTTCCCATTTATCTCACAAACTTGAAAATCAGTTAAGTGAATATGAAATACGTGAAGTTCCTCAGAGATATTTTGAATCCTCCACTCTTCCACAGTGCCTACGTTTACTGTTGTATCAATTCTTGCAGGATCAAATTCTCTGTTATTAATAAAAAATGTATTGCCGTCTGATGTTTCTGAGAAAACTATTGTCCTCTTATTATCTACGGGTATATCACACAAATTTTCAACCTTAGGAAACTCCTGCTCAGGTATCGGAAGTGCAATTGGTACCTCCACAGGATCACCTTCTACTTTTAGAGTTAGTAGAGTTGCGCCCCCATAGTTATCTCCCGCAGGGCCAGTGTTGAATTTCTTAGCTCTTAGCTGATACGTGCCTTTTTCCTTTGGTTGAACCAGCACCCCCATTCGAGCACTTGTTGGAATTAACAACTCATTTTTCTCAAGCGTCCTTGTCTGACGATAACCGTCTCTTTCGATTTGATAAAAAGTAATTCCATCCATTTCTAAATCGTAGTAAACATCAGCTCCTATGTTAAACAGTTTCCAGAACTGCGTCTCACCTGGACGCATGTTGATTACAGGATTGGTCTGTCCATTGACGGTGAAATTTGTAGGAGCGCTAGGATCTATATCCGCCTCAGGCGGTATTGCTCCATCATGAATCTGGAAATCTTTTAGATACATAATTTGTTCCTTGACCCCATTTAGCTGAGGAAAAGGATTTGTCACACCCTCGACTATCAATCCGCCCGAGAGGCCGCTCATAATTTGAAACTGAGTTATACCAGCAAGATGGGCATGATAGTAATACATCCCCTCAGGGTGATCTTGTGGAATTTTCACCGTATAATCGAATGAGCTGTTAGGAGATATCATGATAAAGATATCGTCAGAGGGAGACTTCGGACTTACCTGCATGCCATGGTAGTGGACATTTGTCATAGCCTCAAGTTTGTTGTTTACAGTAAGCTTGATAGTATCTCCCGGCTTAACTCTAAGAGTCGGAGGTGCTACTGATCCATTATACTGTGCACTAATAAATGGTTTTCCATTTACTTCGGCTGGAGACATCGAGGTATCAAAAGTTACCTCAAGAACACCATTTTCACTTGAAAGTTGCAAAGGGTTTTTAAAAGCTGAACCAAAACTTTCTTGCTTGCTAAGTCCAGTTAATAGGCTTGCGGATATTACAAGTATGGCTATTAGGAAAGCTACACGGGCATATAACAATTTAATTCCCTCCTTCCCTGATAACCTCTTTCTAATATATATGAAATTCAATTTCCTGCAACCATGTTGCACAAGGAATAAACATAGGACTAATAACTATTTATAGAGTGATTTTAAGTTTTAATATTGTAAACAACGAAACACATCACAAGTTCTAAGTGTATCAACTAACCCGAGCCAAAACTTTTAAAGAAAGTTCTATATATGGTTTCTAATGAATTTCCCCCAATTTATTACGTTTTGTTTTCCGTTAATTTTTGTAAAATGTCAGGTGTCAGATATTAAGACACTTTTTTATGCTTCAGTCACTTCAAATAGGCTTATAATATTATCAAAAACAATGTTGGTACAAATATTGCAATGTTCTAGCCTAGATGATAAATGTGCCTGAATAAATAAAATATTGTAGACTTCTCTGTAGTTCTCGTATCAAATTATTTCTTATATTTGGCATAGGTGTCATCTAAAATGACGGATAAAAAGAAAAAGGAAAGAGAAATTCCGGATGAAACTTTTAGGTTAATTGTAGAATCTGTTCCAAATGGAATAGTCATGACTGACAATAAAGGAGAAATTATTTTTCTAAATCCTCAAGCACAAGAGATGTTTGGATACAAAAGTGGTGAATTGATAGGTAATAATGTTGAAGATTTAATGCCGGAGGGGTTTAGGCACAACCATGTAAAATATAGATCTGATTATTTAGAAGAGCCTAGTAAAAGACCAATGGGAATAGGTAGGAACCTCTATGGCTTACGCGCGGACGGCAGTAAATTCCCAGTAGAAATTGGATTGAATTTTGTAGAGTCAGACAAGGGTTTAGTTGTTATTAGCACTATCATAGATATAACTGAGCGAAGAGCTGCAGAGAATCTTCTTAATGAGAGAGAGCAAAGACTCAGAGAAATTATGGATAACACGTCAGACGCCATAATTGTTTTTGACGATGAAGGAGTTGTTGAAACCTTGAACCAAGAAGCAGAAAAACTCTTTTGTGGAGACGGTAAAAGTCATATAAATGAAATCTGGGAAATTATTACACCTGAAAATAGAGAAAACTTTTCTCAAAAACTAAATAGTATTCGTGAAGGAAAAAGAGTAACGGACTATGAAACTCAGAGGCTGACAAAAGATGGTAAGAGAATCCCTGTAAGTATCAGTCTAGTATATATGAGACAAGGAGATGGGAGATTTATTGAGACAATTAGAGACATTAGTGAAAGAATAGTAATTAGAAACAAGATTTTAGAGCTAGAAAAAGCCCAGATAATAGGCAAAATGGCAGAGGGTTTTGCACATCACATGGGAACCCCACTAGCCTCTATGTTGCTTAGAGTTCAAATGCTTAAAGACGATGTGCCGAATGTTCCTGAGTGTGAGGGTGTTGAAGAGAAATTAGATTCAATAGAGAGACAGATTTTATACGGGCAGAAAGTAATACAGAGACTGCTTAAATTCGTAGGCCGACCTGGTAATGAAAAGAGCCAAGAGAGAATATCAACCCTTCTCGGTGAATCAATTGAGATGATGAAGCCCATACTTAAGAAAAAAGGGATCGTGCTTGAGACTGATATAGATCATGAGTTAGAAATCTTTGCTGATACAAACCTTATTAATCTCGTGTTTTCTGATACTATGATGAATGCTGTTGATGCTATGCCAGACGGCGGATCTCTTTCAATAACTACTAAAATAGACAATCAGGCACAAAGTGTTGAAGTTCAAATAGAGGATAATGGGGTTGGCATTTCAGAAACAATAATTCCCTTTGTTTTTGAGCCCTTTTTTACTACCAAGCCTGGAGGCAAAGGCACTGGTTTAGGGCTTTCTGTCGCAAAACGCATCGTTGATGACCATGGTGGGAATATCGATATACTTAGCCAAGAAGGGAATGGAACTACCATTTTAATTAGCCTACCAATTTTTAATGAGGAGAGTAACGTTGAGTAAAAATGGTTTTCGGGTTTTAGTAGTTGATGATGATGAGGAATTTGTTTCTGCTGTTAAAGAACTACTCGAAAGAAGTAATTATGATGTAATTACTGCGTTCTCAGGTCGTGAGGCTCTTCAAAAG
This window encodes:
- the rpoH gene encoding RNA polymerase sigma factor RpoH produces the protein MAKKPKDDKEKRPQGNLLPAHTTSLQRYMAELSNYPVLSREEEYKLAMKYKEDGDLDAARKLVSSNLKFVVKVANEYKNYGFNTMDIIQEGNVGLMHAVKGFDPTKGYRLISYAVWWIRAYIQNYILRSWSLVKVGTTQAQRKLFYKLRSTKNQLELGDGNLSPEDYKELADKLNVSDEAVIEMDKRMGSKDLSLDAEIKDDNDMSHLDFLAGDEANQEDLVTKVEQDEIIKSGMLDALDTLKDRERFIIENRILADKPLTLEELGEKYNISRERVRQIENAALKKMKTVLKEKGINQNS
- a CDS encoding SCO family protein, with product MSNRRIIVAILILLFLSWGIVLFLYIDFKNRNSFHGKLYNHQAPRFTLTGHSGQKVRLDQFQDKIVLIAWGYTNCPDICPITLANLKEVMDLIGEDSKQVQVLYISVDPTRDTPEKLSSYVPYFHKDFIGLTGSPEEISDVADDYSVTIVKHPEVYGLGRDDPWDRYLMTHTNTIHLIDQSGRLYITYPHHIQNSQEMAKDIQKLLR
- a CDS encoding iron transporter, encoding MLKKIFFIFLLVTSFNIQAYAAELIIGEERVKPGIVFIFEGAVKDQVKPATLHLPEKETHVHIEARVNWDTKDIPKGTPQGGFVPYLYITAKVTNQKTSLSTFVDLTPHINLVDNFHYARNISLPGPVDDLYTVVFTVTPPSDTDLALHKDWVDSYGNALMKSAVFEYKDVDFEEIANATRR
- a CDS encoding plastocyanin/azurin family copper-binding protein: MLDYRAFREIKLLLVISILATGSLILSQTIGIYETKAEPKVVEVKGLDNFQFSVTEITAKPGEEITVKLVNDSKLPAQVMSHNFVLLKQSTDPKTFNDAVLAASPQGVVPEDMNDQLIANTGQVGGGDNKSVTFKTPSAPGEYIYICTFPGHFAAGMKGKLIIQ
- a CDS encoding carbohydrate porin, whose translation is MARYKIVLFPIMVFLLIMPIESLSQEIQADNYNIERKRYNQDLYPDEKYEKENYLTGDWGGFRAQLVELGITPTANYYMTVLGNPIGGERKSVQYAGLLNAYLQFDLEKLLNIPRTTFIASGSWASGRSLSNKDIGNVFTVSEVFNGRTVRLYQLILDIEFVENIFEVAFGRMGIGDEFAAEDIFGNYVSGAFNGNPITITINEPAFFSDPVAQWGSRIILTPVEPIQIKAGVYNSNPRVGNDNNNGFNFTFKEGALLISEAAYLLNQQQNSKGLPGKYTFGAYYDTASFDQLADATRSEDGNYGFYWTLQQMVYSEDSKDGQGLTPWINFVVSPDESINTFPFFMMGGLVYQGPFKSRNDDVAAFGFAYGTFSDDLPGQDYEAMLELTYMIQATPWLQIQPDAQWIFNPSGTDDIDDALVLGFQMLLTL
- a CDS encoding multicopper oxidase family protein, with the translated sequence MLYARVAFLIAILVISASLLTGLSKQESFGSAFKNPLQLSSENGVLEVTFDTSMSPAEVNGKPFISAQYNGSVAPPTLRVKPGDTIKLTVNNKLEAMTNVHYHGMQVSPKSPSDDIFIMISPNSSFDYTVKIPQDHPEGMYYYHAHLAGITQFQIMSGLSGGLIVEGVTNPFPQLNGVKEQIMYLKDFQIHDGAIPPEADIDPSAPTNFTVNGQTNPVINMRPGETQFWKLFNIGADVYYDLEMDGITFYQIERDGYRQTRTLEKNELLIPTSARMGVLVQPKEKGTYQLRAKKFNTGPAGDNYGGATLLTLKVEGDPVEVPIALPIPEQEFPKVENLCDIPVDNKRTIVFSETSDGNTFFINNREFDPARIDTTVNVGTVEEWRIQNISEELHVFHIHLTDFQVCEINGKKQPFNGRQDTVNVPYMGQDPDVKGPGEVKVVIDFREPQIVGKAVYHCHIGEHEDNGMMAVFEVVQPE
- a CDS encoding PAS domain S-box protein, with the protein product MTDKKKKEREIPDETFRLIVESVPNGIVMTDNKGEIIFLNPQAQEMFGYKSGELIGNNVEDLMPEGFRHNHVKYRSDYLEEPSKRPMGIGRNLYGLRADGSKFPVEIGLNFVESDKGLVVISTIIDITERRAAENLLNEREQRLREIMDNTSDAIIVFDDEGVVETLNQEAEKLFCGDGKSHINEIWEIITPENRENFSQKLNSIREGKRVTDYETQRLTKDGKRIPVSISLVYMRQGDGRFIETIRDISERIVIRNKILELEKAQIIGKMAEGFAHHMGTPLASMLLRVQMLKDDVPNVPECEGVEEKLDSIERQILYGQKVIQRLLKFVGRPGNEKSQERISTLLGESIEMMKPILKKKGIVLETDIDHELEIFADTNLINLVFSDTMMNAVDAMPDGGSLSITTKIDNQAQSVEVQIEDNGVGISETIIPFVFEPFFTTKPGGKGTGLGLSVAKRIVDDHGGNIDILSQEGNGTTILISLPIFNEESNVE